Within the Nitrospira sp. genome, the region GGCGAAAGTCCTCAGGCGTGCGATTGAACGTAAGAGTCAAGAAGAAGAGTGCCCCATAGACGGGAATCTTAGCCGCCTCTCCAGGCAGACCGCGCAATCCCTCGGCAAGCACCAGGGAGACGATCGAGGCCAAAAAGAACACGCCGGCCAGGTAACCGGCAGGCCATCGCATGACCAGCGGCCACGGCCCTCGATGAGTCAGCGCGTTGAAGGTCACCATGCCGATGGTCAAGGGGGTGATCAATTTGGTGACGGTAATGCTGCTAATCAAGTCGACTTGTACGGGAATGGTCGCCACCAGGATATAGTAGGGAAACGCCACCGATGCGGCCATCGTGCCGAAGGCGGTCCCTGCGATCAGGATCGCCAATGCCTTTGTCGAAAGCGCGAGCACGGACGCTCCCAATGCCGCTCCAATGAATGTGGGCGCTGCCAGAGCGCCAAGATTCGGCCTCATGCGCCTCGTATCCATTCCGCCAGGGGGCTTGGTCTGCGTTTGGACGACGACAGAAATCCCAGGGCGAATCCCAGAATGACGACGATTGCCAATGACTGAAGCAGGCGGGCGATCAGGGTGGTCCATGCGGCCCCAAGCGCACCATATGCCGGTATGAGAAACATTCCGGCGAGAATCCACCCCAGCAACGCGAAGCCTTGGATCAGGCCAAACCACTGAGGGCGGTTCATTGTGTACAACACCAAATACAGCGGATGAGTCACCAACGTTCCCAGCGTGCCGAGGAACAGCACCTGAAAGATCAATATTGTGCCTTCATACGCAGGGCCAAATAAGGCCAGCACCAGCGGACGGGCAACGTACAGAACCGGGAGGAGGGCCACCGCAATCAGCGCATAGAGCGGGAACGACCGCTGAACGTAGGATCGACACTGGTCAAGCCCGGTGAGCTGGGTCACTTTCGGCAGTAAGGTTGTCACCAGACTGACCGTCAAAAAATCGACCCCCATGAGCAATGAGGATGCAGCTCCATAGAGCCCGGCCTCACGGGCACCGGCCAGATAACTTAGCACCGGCACTCCGAGATTGATCTGCAGAATAAAGAAGAGACTCGCCATGGCGGGCCACTTGCTAAACCGAAGCAGCTCACGCACCAGTGACTTGTCGAGCCGGTACATCGACAGATGAGGACGCAGGAGCCAGAGGCCTCCTACAGTACACGCGTAGTAGAACAACACATGCATTCCCATCACAGACCCCAGCGACAACCACCCTGCCCAGAGCAATAGTGGGACACTGGCGATACGTAGCAAGTTGACCAACGCGACCATCCCACCATAGACCGCAAACTCCTCACGCGACTGCCAGACACAGAGCGCAAAACTCCAGAGCGCCGCTCCGAACGACCCGATCAGACCCAATACCACTGGCCACACGTAGTCCGAGCGATCAGATACGACATTGGCAAAATAGACGCTCCCAGCGATACCCAACACGACGACCGGAAGACCGAGCATCACTCGCAGCGCAAGTGCATTACTGAGTACTTCAGCAGCTTTAGGAGGATCGGATTGCCGATACATGGAATAAAAGCGCACCACGCCGGGACTGAGCCCGTCCCCGAGGATATCGTTCCCAAGAATCAGGATCACAATGAAGAGGGAAAACAATCCAAACTCTTCCGGTCCCATTCGGCGCGCGACGATTAAGCTCATCGCAAACCCCAGGCACGCCCCGGTCATCTTTCCGGCAAACACCAGCGCAGTCTGCTGCGTCAGAGCCTTCATCCCGGACCATCTGTTTCGCATACCGGCCAACACCAACCTCTATGTGCACACAGGACAAGGAGTACGCATACGACTTCCCCACCACAATAATCGCAGACACCGCGAGATCACGATCGCACCTCCGTGCCTCGAGGTATCAACGCCCCGGCGGTGCGGGTCACGTCCGCTGACCAGTGCGCCACACAATGCTCCAATCCCTTCGTAATCTCACCAGGCTGATATGGCACCAAATCCAGCAACAGCGAGGTATCCGCCTGCCAATGTTTGGGGTCGCCTGGCAATTCTCGATTCAGCGTCACAATCGCTTTCTGGTTCCCGACCAAACGTGTGACGATCTCCGCCATGGTTCTGACCGACGTAGACACCCCCGAGGCAATATTGACCGCCCAGAATCCCTTCGGCTGCCGCTCTGCAATCCCAAGGAAGTACCGACAAATATCGTCGATATGCAGGAAATCACGAGTTTCGGTCCCCGTACCCTGGATGGTCAGATAAGGATTGTCGTCAATCGCCTGCCGAAACAGTTCCCATACCAACAACCGCTGCTGAGCGGGTCCGATTGTGGAGAACAGTCTGGCCGTCACCACATTTAGGCCGAAACATTGCGCATACTCCTGCGCCAACTGCTCACAGATGACTTTGTGAAATCCATATGGTGAAATCGGGCGAAGGCTCGCGCCCTCGGTAACTGGGAGCAGAGTCGGATTGCCATACACTGAAGCGCTGGACGGAAAAATAACCAACGGATCCACATCGGATTTTCGAACCGCCTCCAGTACCGCACCCCAGGTCTCGACGGCCTTCAGAAAATCTTCTCGAGGTTGCTGAAAAGAGCGCCCTACCGAGGCAGAACCGGCGGCATGCACCACCACATCTGGGGCATACCCATTTACCGCAGTGATGAATTCCGGATGGTCCAGGGCGCAGTGTGTGAATGCCATGCCTTCGATCGGTTCGCCACGCTTCGATTGCGCAACGCCCAACACCTGGTGTCCTCTGCTGAGGGCGTATCGAACCATGCTGCTTCCCACGAACCCATGACAGCCTGTAACCAACACTTTCATATCCGGCTCACTTCCTGTGAGAAACACGTGCTTTACCGCAAGACCGCCAATTCCGAACCAGACTACTGGCCTATCATTTGATAATGAAGCAGCTACCCATCGGCGTCTCATAAAAGAGGGAACAGTCGATATCCCGTACAAATTCATCCACGGCCCGTTTCGCTCCTGGAAACACGCTATATCCGTAGTCATCCACGACGATGACGCCCCCTGGCATCAGCCTGGGATAGAAAAATTTCAGGCTGTCCAACGTGGGCTGGTACAAATCGACATCAACGTGCACGAATGCAAATCGTTTGTGCTCCACCTCGGGGAATCGATCGGGGATCCATCCCTTGTAAATTTCAATGAAGTCGAACCCCACGAGCGCTTTCTTCAAGTCCTCAATGGTGGAGGAGAACCAATTCTTTTCAAATTCGGCTTCTTCTTTGGTCTGCCGTGCATAGTCGGAAACGTCTTCACTGGTTTTGTCCGACAGTCCGCCTTCGAATGAATCAAAAATGTGGAACGACCGCGAAAAATTGTGACGCGCGAGAATTTTCGAAATGATGTAGGCCGAATGCCCCTTCCAACATCCACACTCCGCAAACTCCCCGTCGATATTCCTGCGCGCAGCCAATTCGACCATTTGCTGCAGGCTAAACAGGCGGCATTGCAGCGGGAAGTTGTCCACCCATTCCATCCCCGACTTGACAAGACCTTCCCGATAGAGCGCCATTCGCGGATGGTTCTGCTGAAAGTATTCCAGCGTGTTCTTGTCGAAGAAGACGATGTCCGTATCGCGCTTCTTCTGGTGAAACTCGGCTTGGAGACCCAGCATGGCAAATCCCTTCACAAGCGATGTCTTGAGTATCTGCTTCACAACAACCTCCCACCTTCCGTCATGACTTACAGGCGATCTCGCTAAGTTGGCGTCTGAAATCTTCTTGGACCGAACGCGCCCTATTCCGATCCGGCCGAAGGTTCACCAATCTGTCGTAGACCTGATACGTCCGCTCAGCCATGGCAGCCAAGCTGAGATCCTGCAGAATTTTGGCTCGGGCCTGTAGGCCCACCCCTTTGAGTTGCTCAGGTTGTTCTCTCAGTCTGAGCAACGTCTCGGTGAGAACTGGCACGTTGTCCACGGGTACCAAATAGCCTGTCTGGCCGTCAGTGATCATTTCGGAGGCGCCGCCCACATCCGACGCGACCACGGGCTTTCCCATCGCCATGCCTTCGAGCATCGTAAAACTGAAACTTTCGGCAAACGACGGCGCCACCAACACATCCAAGGCAGCAAATACCGCCGGAATCTCCGCCAACGAGACATGGGCCATCAAAACGGCCGAGGTCAGTTCATGCCTTGCGATATAATCAATCAGAGTCTGGCGATAGGACTCGAATCCGGGCAGCACAGTGCCGACAATCACGAATCGACTACGCGGATACCGGTCAAGAATCGCGCGAGCCGCCGTCAAAAAGTTCAGGTGACCTTTCACCGGATGAATACGCCCGACCATTCCGAACACGTAATCGCCGCCGGCAGCAAAACTCGACACGGATGAGGGTGCCAGCGTCCGAGCAGGATCAAACCACGCAGTGTCGATGCCATTGCGTATGGCGACCACGGGGGGATCCTGCTTCCCCATCCGCAACTCCGTGCCGATTGCAACGGAGTCGGTGATAACGGCATCCAGTCGCCGAAGAATCATTCGATCGATCCATGGATACACGGTGGCGCGCCACGAGCCCTTCGCAAAATTCACCCATCCGAGAAAAGAGGCAACAACAGGCCGCCCGGTCAGTCTCGCACTGAGAATACCGATCAGATCGGAACGGTGATCCAGCGCGTGGATCACATCGGCTTGGTA harbors:
- a CDS encoding oligosaccharide flippase family protein, producing MRNRWSGMKALTQQTALVFAGKMTGACLGFAMSLIVARRMGPEEFGLFSLFIVILILGNDILGDGLSPGVVRFYSMYRQSDPPKAAEVLSNALALRVMLGLPVVVLGIAGSVYFANVVSDRSDYVWPVVLGLIGSFGAALWSFALCVWQSREEFAVYGGMVALVNLLRIASVPLLLWAGWLSLGSVMGMHVLFYYACTVGGLWLLRPHLSMYRLDKSLVRELLRFSKWPAMASLFFILQINLGVPVLSYLAGAREAGLYGAASSLLMGVDFLTVSLVTTLLPKVTQLTGLDQCRSYVQRSFPLYALIAVALLPVLYVARPLVLALFGPAYEGTILIFQVLFLGTLGTLVTHPLYLVLYTMNRPQWFGLIQGFALLGWILAGMFLIPAYGALGAAWTTLIARLLQSLAIVVILGFALGFLSSSKRRPSPLAEWIRGA
- a CDS encoding NAD-dependent epimerase/dehydratase family protein, producing MKVLVTGCHGFVGSSMVRYALSRGHQVLGVAQSKRGEPIEGMAFTHCALDHPEFITAVNGYAPDVVVHAAGSASVGRSFQQPREDFLKAVETWGAVLEAVRKSDVDPLVIFPSSASVYGNPTLLPVTEGASLRPISPYGFHKVICEQLAQEYAQCFGLNVVTARLFSTIGPAQQRLLVWELFRQAIDDNPYLTIQGTGTETRDFLHIDDICRYFLGIAERQPKGFWAVNIASGVSTSVRTMAEIVTRLVGNQKAIVTLNRELPGDPKHWQADTSLLLDLVPYQPGEITKGLEHCVAHWSADVTRTAGALIPRGTEVRS
- a CDS encoding glycosyltransferase family 4 protein — protein: MNPIRVLIIRNCRGITGMTGGETYLLSLLKGFDPKKVRCLLVCIVNPALGETTWLKELKQTGFEYVTIPIGNPFNLRDVFAVSALIKQYQADVIHALDHRSDLIGILSARLTGRPVVASFLGWVNFAKGSWRATVYPWIDRMILRRLDAVITDSVAIGTELRMGKQDPPVVAIRNGIDTAWFDPARTLAPSSVSSFAAGGDYVFGMVGRIHPVKGHLNFLTAARAILDRYPRSRFVIVGTVLPGFESYRQTLIDYIARHELTSAVLMAHVSLAEIPAVFAALDVLVAPSFAESFSFTMLEGMAMGKPVVASDVGGASEMITDGQTGYLVPVDNVPVLTETLLRLREQPEQLKGVGLQARAKILQDLSLAAMAERTYQVYDRLVNLRPDRNRARSVQEDFRRQLSEIACKS
- a CDS encoding class I SAM-dependent methyltransferase, with the protein product MKQILKTSLVKGFAMLGLQAEFHQKKRDTDIVFFDKNTLEYFQQNHPRMALYREGLVKSGMEWVDNFPLQCRLFSLQQMVELAARRNIDGEFAECGCWKGHSAYIISKILARHNFSRSFHIFDSFEGGLSDKTSEDVSDYARQTKEEAEFEKNWFSSTIEDLKKALVGFDFIEIYKGWIPDRFPEVEHKRFAFVHVDVDLYQPTLDSLKFFYPRLMPGGVIVVDDYGYSVFPGAKRAVDEFVRDIDCSLFYETPMGSCFIIK